The genomic interval TCTTCCGCGGTAGCCAATCCTGATTTAGTATCCGATGCCGCTGCATATTACGGCTCTCAATGTATTGTCGTGGCAATTGATGCTAAGCAAAAAACTGAGGCTGGTAATTGGGAGGTCTTTACTCATGGTGGTAGAACGGCTACTGGAATGGATGTAGTCGATTGGGCTAAAGAAGTTGCCAAACGGGGTGCCGGAGAAATTTTATTAACCAGCATGAATCGGGACGGTAGTAAAGATGGTTTTGATTTAGCTCTTACAGCGGCGGTCAGTGATGCAGTTCCTGTACCAGTAATTGCATCGGGGGGTATCGGTAATTTGCAGCATTTGGTTGACGGCATCACCAAAGGTCACGCTGACGCGGTATTAGCTGCCAGCATTTTCCACTACGGTGAATTCACGGTTGGGCAGGCCAAAGAATATATGGCTGCTCAAGGTATTCCGGTACGAATTTAATTCAAAAAGTAGGTTTTTTAGTCGGTTTGGGCGATTGCCTGTAAAGTTTAGGTATGAGCAAACCTCAGAGCGCCTTTACCTCTATTCAATCGCTTCAAGCGGGTTCATGGCTTGATGCCGTGATTTGGAATGATCGGGGATTGGTGCCGGTCATAGCTCAGGAGGTTCGTGGCAAGGATATTCTGATGATGGCCTGGATGAATCGCGATGCTTTATTGGAAACAATACGTTTAGGTGAAGCGGTTTATTGGACGCGTTCTAGGCAAAAGCTATGGCACAAAGGCGAAGAATCTGGCCACACTCAAAAGGTAAAAGAAATTCGCTTGGATTGCGATGGGGATACGATTTTGCTCATGGTGGAGCAAAAAGATGGCATTGCCTGTCATACCGGGGAGCACAGCTGTTTTTTTTGGCAATGGGATTCAGCCAAGGCAGCTTGGGTTGATGAGTCGGTCTCAGGTAAATAGAGAACAAAGTCTTTTATATAAAAGACATAAAATAATCAGATGACCAATTCTGTAAGCAAACTCTCTAATTTAGATTCTGCATTTGCTCATTTAGCGGATGTTGTCGATCAACGCCGCGATGCGTTTAAGGCTGGTCAAGCTGATCCTAAAACCTCTTATACAGCTTTACTCTTTTCTAAGGGTGATGACGGCATCTTAAAAAAAATAGGTGAAGAGGCAACAGAGGCTGTGATGGCCGCAAAAGACGCACGCAATTCGAATTTGGCAACTGAGCAGCAAAAACTCTTAGTAGGTGAAATGGCGGACTTGTGGTTTTACTGCTTAGTTGCTTTATCCCAATTTAACTTGCGCCCAGAAGATGTGATTGCTGAGCTGGATCGTCGCCTAGGAACTTCCGGTATTGAAGAAAAAGCCGCTAGAAAAGCCGCCGGTAAAGAATAAACACAACATAACCCCGTATTAAATACGAGATAAAGCATGTCAAACGACCCGAATTGCCTGTTTTGCAAGATTTCTCAAGGTTTGATCCCTTCTCAGAAGGTATATGAGGATGAAGAAATCTACTCTTTTAAAGACATCAATCCTGCAGCGCCTGTTCATTTTTTAATGATTCCAAAAAAACATATCCCTATGTTGGAGTCGGCTGAAAGCATAGGTGCGCCTTTGCTAGGTAGAATGATGGAATTAGCGCCCCGTCTTGCCAAAGAGCAGGGCTGTCGTCCAGGCAAGGATGGCGGCTTTAGGTTGATAGTGAACAATGGTGCTGATGGTGGGCAGGAGGTTTATCACTTGCACTTGCATGTGATGGGCGGTCTCCGCCCCTGGAAAAAATAATCCAAGGAGATTAAAAATGGGTTCATTTAGCATTTGGCATTGGTTGATCGTTTTAGTGATCGTGATGTTGGTCTTCGGTACCAAAAAATTGCGCAACATTGGTCAAGATTTAGGCGGCGCTGTAAAAGGTTTTAAAGATGGCATGAAGCCAAGTGAAGAACCTAAAGAGCACATTCAACAGAGTCCTGCAGCGGCAGGAAAGACGGTTGATGTGCAGGCTAAAGACGTTAATAAATAATTAATGTGCAAGAGAAATTCGTGCGGCTTTCAAACGACTGGTTAAATGATTGATCTCGGAGTTTCAAAACTTGCGCTAATTGCTGTCGTTGCTTTGGTGGTGGTTGGACCGGAGCGCTTGCCAAAAGTTGCACGTATGGCTGGTAATTTATTTGGGCGAGCCCAACGCTACATGGCTGAAGTTAAGTCTGAAGTGAATCGCCAGATGGAAGTAGAGGAGTTTAAAAAGTTTCGAGAAGAAACTTCTGCTTCTTTTAAAGAAATTGAAAATAGTATTAGCTCTACCGTTCAAGAGGCAGGAACTAACTTAAGCGACCAGGCTAATATCTTTGAAACGAGTTTTGAAAAGCCGCCACTCGATGAAAAAGAAGTCCTACGTAAAACAAGGCGTCAGGGGCGTAATAGCTGGGGTGTCCGCCGTGCTGCAAGGCCGGTTTGGTTCAAGCGCTCCGCTGGAATTCGGACTCGCGTGCATTCTGGCGCTGCCAGAATGAAGCGCTTTCATCATAGTGCCAGTAAATAAAACAATAACAATAAGAAAATTATTCATAGCGACGCATGACTGAAAAAAATTCAACTGAAGATTCGGGATTACAAGAAACTTTTCTATCCCACCTATTTGAATTGCGTGATCGCGTAATTAAAGCGGCGCTAGCCATTATTGTGGTCTTTGTTTGTTTGGTTTACTGGGCTCCCGATATTTTTTATTTTTTTTCGCAGCCATTACTTGATTCGTTACCAGCAGGTGGCAAGATGATTGTTACGGATGTAACGGGTTCTTTCTTTGTTCCCATGAAAGTCACTATGCTGGTTACGTTCATGATTGCCTTGCCAGTGGTGATTTATCAATTATGGGCATTTATTGCTCCAGGCTTATATCAGCATGAGCGTAAGTTGGTTATTCCATTGGTGATTAGTAGCTACAGCTTATTTGTCTTCGGCATGGCTTTTGCCTATTTCTTGGTATTCCCGACAGTGTTTAATTTCATGGCAAGCTATAACGCACCGCTGGGTGCCGAAATGTCGACGGATATTGATAAATATCTTAGTTTTGCTATGAATACCTTTTTGGCATTTGGTATTACTTTTGAGGTGCCAGTTGTAGTAGTTGTCCTGGTGCGTATGGGTATAGTGCCTTTAGCTAAATTAAGGGAGATTCGACCTTATGTCATCGTGGGCGCGTTTGTGATCTCTGCAATTGCGACTCCACCAGATGTCCTATCACAATTACTGCTAGCGATACCCATGACTTTGCTTTACGAACTGGGATTATTTATTGCGCGCTTTTATGTACCAAAGGTGAAAGATGAGGCCGCCGCCGATCAATCGACTTCAGCCTCTGCCTGATTCTTGGCAAAGGTATTCATTAGCCAATTAGTCACTCGATCAAAACGGTAGCGTCTTTGACGTAGATTGCCTTCACGATCTATTTCCGCTCCGGCACAAGCTTTTCCAGCAGCCAATAGCGCACGACGCTGTTGAATGGTTTCAATTTGAATCAGTCTAGGTAGTATTTTTGGTAATTCCCGACGAATATCTACCACTACGCAGTGTTCATGTTGCAGTTGTCCTATTCCGCAAAGTAAAAGCTCTGCCTTACTGAAATTAAATTGATTTGCAATGATGATGCGATGACAAAGTAACAGCCGGTCATCATCAATCTTATGTGCGGCATGATGGTTAATGGCCTCTTCAGCGCATTGCGCTAAATCAAACCATTCATTTTTTTGCGGGGTCGGGCAGCTCTCTAAAATCCTACTCAACAACTCTTTTGCCTCTGGCACTCCTTGTTGATGAGCTTGCCATACCCAGTATGAAGCTTGCAGGCCTCGAACCTTTTCTTCGCTCTTTGCGCGTTTACGCCAAAGGTTAGCCCCTTTGCGCAATTGCGCCTGAGGATGGCCAAGATCTGCAGCACGATCGAAACAACGATCACTTTCAGCAGCGTTGTATCCAGAAAATTGTGGACGGCGGTAAATTTCACCGAGCGCGTACCACGCATCGCGATCACCATCCTTAGCAGCAAGTCCTAACCAATACGCTGCTTTTTTTAGAGATGCGTTTGATTTTGCTTCTTCTGCGTCAACTCTCTCATCGAGTTGTGCAAGGCGTAAGCCAAGAGTGAGCTTTGCAATCGTTAAGCCTAGCTCTGCTGCTTGAACAAGGGCATCTTCATTTTTTGGTTGTAGCTTGATCAGCAATTCTTTAGCGCTGGATGCAAAAGCAGACTCTCCCTCAGCCAATTCTTGAAGATATTTCTTGGCAATCTTTTGTATGTCAGCAAAATCTAAGGTTGAAATTTTTTCCAGGGATTGTGAAGGGGTCTTCTTCAGCCACTTAAGCAGCTGAGATTGGATTTCTTGATTGGCTGGATTAATTAATAAGTTCACCAGTTGCCATCGAGCCGCTAACTGAGAGGCGCTGAAAATTTCAGATTCCGCTAACTTCCAAAAAGAATCCCAGCCAAAGCCAAAGGCAGGAGAATTAAAGGTCTCTGCCAATGGAATATCAGTAACTTGATTTAAAACCCGTAAAATTTCAGTATTACCTGAGGCATTATTCTCAGGCATTTGATTTTTAATAGAAAAATAAGATTTCTCCAGCCAAATTAAGGCATTAGCGGGTTGAATAGGCGTTTTAAATGCACCCGTTAAATAAGCTTGAGCCAGATTTTGTTGCGCAGATACATCACCTAATCGAGCAGAACTGAGGATTTTTAAAAATTCGCGACTTGCCATGTGACAATTTTGTCATTTAGAGGGCTTAAAAGGTAGAAAAGTAGTGGCTTGTTGCCGAGATACAACGAAGAAAGCCAAAAAACTATCTTTTGACAAGCAAAAGGAGTTCCTAAATACTCCGACCCACAGTCTAGCGGACCGATAGCAGCAAAATGCATAGGCCCCAGTTTTTTTTGGGCATTACTTTTAATTTTTGGAGATTTAAAGAATGAAAAAATCGCTATTAGCAGTTGCAGCTATGGGTGCTTTTGCATCTGCTGCTCAAGCTCAGTCCAGCGTTACTATCTACGGTATTTTGGATGCAGGTTACGTAGGCGGTAACCAACGTGTTCAAACAACATCAGTAGTTGGCACAAATAACAATGGTTTCACAATCGCTGGTGCTAAATCTACAAGCCGTTTAGGTTTCAAAGGCGTTGAAGATTTAGGTGGCGGTAAGTCTGCTTTATTCACAGTTGAAGCTACTTTAGCTGGTGATTCAACAGCTGTTTTAGGTGGCATACGTCAAGCTTTCGTTGGCTTAAAAGACAACAAACTCGGTGCTGCATCTGTTGGTTTGCAAAATACCATCATCCACAACGCTGTTGGTGCAACTGACCCAGGTCAGCAAAACAACATCGCTGGTAACATAATCTATGCTGCTAATAGCAGCCAAACCAACAGTTCTTCTACTAACCCCACATTCGGTCAAACTGATGCTTACACAATCCGTACTGCACAAACTTTGAAATATGAGAGCCCTGTATTTTCTGGTTTCAAAGTTAATGCAACTTATGCATGGAACAATGACAACACAACACAAACTGGTGCTTACAACATTGCTGGTGGTAGCTCAAACGGTGGTACTTCTAACTACAACGGTTGGGGCTTGGGTGCTGATTTCACATTCCAAAAGTTCTATGCAACTGCTAACTACCAGGCTTTGAAGAGCGTTCAGCCTTACGGTAGTTCAACTGGTGCTAACCCATACAACCCAGCTGACGCTGCTTGGTCAACTTCTACTGGTGGCGTAAACACACAAGACAATCAAGCATATATCGCTGCAACATATGACTTTGGTATCTTGAAGGCCTACGGTCAGTGGATTAACCGTAAAGCGACTGCTGTTCAGTCTTCAAACTACTACCTCAAACGTTCTGCTCAACAGTTAGGTGTACGTAGCTACATCACTCCTACAGTTGAGGCATGGGCTAGCTTAGGTAACGGTCGTTGGAGTTCTTTTGGAAACGCAGCTCCAGCAGCTAACTTTACTGGCTACCAAGTTGGTTCTAACTACTACCTCAGCAAGCGTACAAACTTGTATGCAATCTTTGGTTCTACGCAGACATCTACAACAACTGCTGGTGCAGCAAACCAAAACAACTATGCAGTTGGTGTAAGACACACTTTCTAATTTAGAACTAGCGTAAGCTAGTTATAAATTAAAGATAGTAAATAGTAAACCCCCGCTGTGGTTCACAGCGGGG from Polynucleobacter necessarius carries:
- a CDS encoding porin, producing MKKSLLAVAAMGAFASAAQAQSSVTIYGILDAGYVGGNQRVQTTSVVGTNNNGFTIAGAKSTSRLGFKGVEDLGGGKSALFTVEATLAGDSTAVLGGIRQAFVGLKDNKLGAASVGLQNTIIHNAVGATDPGQQNNIAGNIIYAANSSQTNSSSTNPTFGQTDAYTIRTAQTLKYESPVFSGFKVNATYAWNNDNTTQTGAYNIAGGSSNGGTSNYNGWGLGADFTFQKFYATANYQALKSVQPYGSSTGANPYNPADAAWSTSTGGVNTQDNQAYIAATYDFGILKAYGQWINRKATAVQSSNYYLKRSAQQLGVRSYITPTVEAWASLGNGRWSSFGNAAPAANFTGYQVGSNYYLSKRTNLYAIFGSTQTSTTTAGAANQNNYAVGVRHTF
- the hisF gene encoding imidazole glycerol phosphate synthase subunit HisF, giving the protein MLTKRLIPCLDVTAGRVVKGVNFVGLRDAGDPVEIAKRYNTQGADELTFLDITATSDGRDLILHIVEDVASQIFIPLTVGGGVRAVADVRRLLNAGADKVSMNSSAVANPDLVSDAAAYYGSQCIVVAIDAKQKTEAGNWEVFTHGGRTATGMDVVDWAKEVAKRGAGEILLTSMNRDGSKDGFDLALTAAVSDAVPVPVIASGGIGNLQHLVDGITKGHADAVLAASIFHYGEFTVGQAKEYMAAQGIPVRI
- the hisI gene encoding phosphoribosyl-AMP cyclohydrolase — its product is MSKPQSAFTSIQSLQAGSWLDAVIWNDRGLVPVIAQEVRGKDILMMAWMNRDALLETIRLGEAVYWTRSRQKLWHKGEESGHTQKVKEIRLDCDGDTILLMVEQKDGIACHTGEHSCFFWQWDSAKAAWVDESVSGK
- the tatC gene encoding twin-arginine translocase subunit TatC gives rise to the protein MTEKNSTEDSGLQETFLSHLFELRDRVIKAALAIIVVFVCLVYWAPDIFYFFSQPLLDSLPAGGKMIVTDVTGSFFVPMKVTMLVTFMIALPVVIYQLWAFIAPGLYQHERKLVIPLVISSYSLFVFGMAFAYFLVFPTVFNFMASYNAPLGAEMSTDIDKYLSFAMNTFLAFGITFEVPVVVVVLVRMGIVPLAKLREIRPYVIVGAFVISAIATPPDVLSQLLLAIPMTLLYELGLFIARFYVPKVKDEAAADQSTSASA
- a CDS encoding histidine triad nucleotide-binding protein, with the protein product MSNDPNCLFCKISQGLIPSQKVYEDEEIYSFKDINPAAPVHFLMIPKKHIPMLESAESIGAPLLGRMMELAPRLAKEQGCRPGKDGGFRLIVNNGADGGQEVYHLHLHVMGGLRPWKK
- the tatB gene encoding Sec-independent protein translocase protein TatB, with the protein product MIDLGVSKLALIAVVALVVVGPERLPKVARMAGNLFGRAQRYMAEVKSEVNRQMEVEEFKKFREETSASFKEIENSISSTVQEAGTNLSDQANIFETSFEKPPLDEKEVLRKTRRQGRNSWGVRRAARPVWFKRSAGIRTRVHSGAARMKRFHHSASK
- a CDS encoding phosphoribosyl-ATP diphosphatase; the encoded protein is MTNSVSKLSNLDSAFAHLADVVDQRRDAFKAGQADPKTSYTALLFSKGDDGILKKIGEEATEAVMAAKDARNSNLATEQQKLLVGEMADLWFYCLVALSQFNLRPEDVIAELDRRLGTSGIEEKAARKAAGKE
- the tatA gene encoding Sec-independent protein translocase subunit TatA, with product MGSFSIWHWLIVLVIVMLVFGTKKLRNIGQDLGGAVKGFKDGMKPSEEPKEHIQQSPAAAGKTVDVQAKDVNK
- a CDS encoding sel1 repeat family protein; the encoded protein is MASREFLKILSSARLGDVSAQQNLAQAYLTGAFKTPIQPANALIWLEKSYFSIKNQMPENNASGNTEILRVLNQVTDIPLAETFNSPAFGFGWDSFWKLAESEIFSASQLAARWQLVNLLINPANQEIQSQLLKWLKKTPSQSLEKISTLDFADIQKIAKKYLQELAEGESAFASSAKELLIKLQPKNEDALVQAAELGLTIAKLTLGLRLAQLDERVDAEEAKSNASLKKAAYWLGLAAKDGDRDAWYALGEIYRRPQFSGYNAAESDRCFDRAADLGHPQAQLRKGANLWRKRAKSEEKVRGLQASYWVWQAHQQGVPEAKELLSRILESCPTPQKNEWFDLAQCAEEAINHHAAHKIDDDRLLLCHRIIIANQFNFSKAELLLCGIGQLQHEHCVVVDIRRELPKILPRLIQIETIQQRRALLAAGKACAGAEIDREGNLRQRRYRFDRVTNWLMNTFAKNQAEAEVD